A single region of the Polymorphum gilvum SL003B-26A1 genome encodes:
- a CDS encoding helix-turn-helix transcriptional regulator has protein sequence MDDFYAARGRTIPPLPWPNFAPPLSQTAQILGISYRTVYFHLANVRSKMGVVNVYHAVMKAIMEGIISP, from the coding sequence GTGGACGACTTTTACGCCGCCCGCGGCAGGACTATCCCGCCGCTACCGTGGCCGAATTTTGCACCGCCGCTCTCACAGACTGCTCAGATACTCGGGATTTCGTATAGAACGGTCTATTTCCACTTGGCGAATGTCCGCTCCAAGATGGGCGTTGTGAACGTCTATCACGCAGTGATGAAGGCAATCATGGAGGGCATCATCTCGCCCTGA